Proteins from a genomic interval of Rhizobium rhododendri:
- a CDS encoding ABC transporter permease, with protein MAAGPRLSAPSIAHPFGTDEFGRDLLSRVLLGGRLSLGIGFTAVLSGIVIGGLIGLVAAFGGRLIEACLLRLIDVLYSFPDTLIALALVAFLGPGIENATLAIAISLVPFYARVTYGLAAAERAKPYIEAARLAGTRSGRLVRVHVMPNILQSMIVMATLGFSSAILSAAGLSFLGLGVQPPSPEWGAILASGRNYITKAPWILIFPGLAICLTVLSFNLIGDSLRDLIDPRRKVRS; from the coding sequence ATGGCTGCAGGACCGCGCTTATCCGCGCCATCGATCGCTCATCCTTTCGGAACGGACGAGTTCGGCCGCGATCTGCTCAGCCGCGTGCTGCTGGGCGGCCGCCTGTCACTTGGGATCGGGTTTACCGCCGTTCTCAGCGGCATTGTCATCGGCGGCCTCATCGGTCTCGTCGCCGCCTTCGGCGGTCGGTTGATCGAAGCGTGCCTTCTGCGCCTCATCGATGTCCTGTACTCATTTCCGGATACGCTGATCGCGCTTGCCCTGGTTGCCTTTCTCGGACCGGGTATCGAGAACGCCACCCTGGCGATTGCCATAAGCCTTGTTCCCTTCTATGCCCGCGTGACCTACGGGCTCGCAGCAGCCGAGCGCGCAAAACCCTACATTGAGGCGGCAAGGCTTGCGGGCACGCGATCCGGACGTTTGGTTCGCGTCCATGTGATGCCGAATATCCTGCAAAGCATGATCGTCATGGCGACGCTCGGTTTTTCTTCCGCCATCCTTTCGGCGGCTGGGCTTTCCTTCCTGGGTCTCGGCGTGCAGCCGCCCTCGCCGGAATGGGGTGCGATCCTGGCATCGGGCCGCAACTACATCACAAAGGCTCCTTGGATCCTCATCTTCCCGGGACTTGCCATCTGCCTGACCGTCCTCTCCTTCAATCTGATCGGTGACAGCCTTAGGGACCTGATCGATCCACGCCGAAAGGTGCGGTCATGA
- a CDS encoding ABC transporter substrate-binding protein, giving the protein MMNRQTKTLLARSGAATVALAAVLTGFSAGAANLTVARSVDADSLDPQKASTTQSLQITNLIFDTLLTMAKDGSVHPGLASAWTMAPDGKSYDFTIRDGIKCHDGSTFDATAAKASLDRALDPATINPNLSAWGPITKTSVDGKVLKVTLSQPYGPFTSFLTSIQASFICPSSVSGKEFKPIGTGPFKLVSWTRNDRIQLEANADYKNVNPLIENPGKPHIEKLTLKVIPEAVARMAALRSGEVDMVEPSLEEAGDLKADKNFKVYAADLSGQQMLAAFTWKIKPLDNPDIRKAIGMAMNRDAYASIAFEGLVNTDNCPVAPNLFSTDEALCATWGVKYDPEAAKALMAKAGYTPEKPLKLKLLVHKLPGWDQMHQIMQQDLAAIGVQADIETREVAAFFDYMKGVNDRTDGEPAVWTMGMSGVDPDYLYFLWKRPGFVNMGINADVDSMLEQQRQLSGDARAAKIHDIEKYLMENAYAIPLLSPGWGWLMASTSKVDGFKMGFMVSLLFNDVTVK; this is encoded by the coding sequence ATGATGAATAGACAAACGAAAACACTGCTTGCCCGCAGTGGCGCGGCCACGGTCGCGCTTGCGGCTGTTCTGACCGGCTTCTCTGCGGGAGCCGCCAACCTTACGGTTGCGCGCTCCGTCGATGCCGACAGCCTCGATCCGCAAAAGGCGAGCACGACGCAGTCCCTGCAGATCACCAACCTCATCTTCGACACACTGTTGACGATGGCGAAGGATGGCTCCGTTCATCCGGGCCTTGCGAGTGCGTGGACCATGGCTCCGGACGGGAAATCATACGATTTCACGATCCGCGATGGTATCAAGTGCCATGACGGCAGTACCTTCGACGCAACGGCTGCCAAGGCGAGCCTGGACCGCGCGCTGGATCCGGCCACCATCAACCCCAATCTGTCCGCCTGGGGGCCGATCACGAAGACCAGCGTGGATGGCAAGGTCCTGAAGGTGACGCTTTCGCAGCCTTATGGCCCCTTCACCTCATTCCTGACCAGCATACAGGCGTCGTTCATCTGCCCATCATCGGTATCGGGCAAGGAATTCAAGCCGATCGGAACCGGACCCTTCAAGCTCGTCAGCTGGACCCGGAACGACAGGATCCAGCTCGAAGCAAATGCCGACTACAAGAACGTCAACCCGCTTATCGAAAATCCCGGCAAGCCGCATATCGAAAAGCTAACGCTCAAGGTCATTCCGGAGGCTGTGGCCCGCATGGCAGCGCTGCGCTCGGGCGAGGTCGACATGGTCGAACCTTCCCTGGAGGAAGCCGGTGACCTGAAAGCGGACAAAAACTTCAAGGTCTATGCTGCGGATCTCTCGGGCCAGCAGATGCTCGCTGCCTTCACCTGGAAGATCAAGCCGCTCGACAATCCCGACATCCGCAAGGCGATCGGCATGGCGATGAACCGCGATGCTTACGCGTCCATTGCCTTTGAAGGCCTGGTCAACACGGACAATTGCCCGGTCGCGCCGAACCTGTTTTCGACGGATGAGGCTCTGTGCGCAACCTGGGGCGTGAAGTACGATCCGGAGGCCGCAAAGGCGCTTATGGCAAAGGCCGGCTACACGCCCGAAAAGCCGCTGAAGCTGAAATTGCTTGTTCACAAGCTGCCGGGCTGGGACCAGATGCACCAGATCATGCAGCAGGATCTGGCTGCCATCGGCGTCCAGGCGGATATCGAGACCCGCGAAGTTGCTGCTTTCTTCGACTACATGAAGGGCGTCAACGACCGTACGGACGGCGAACCGGCCGTTTGGACGATGGGCATGTCGGGTGTCGATCCCGACTACCTCTACTTCCTGTGGAAGCGTCCCGGCTTCGTCAACATGGGCATCAATGCCGATGTCGACTCCATGCTGGAGCAGCAGCGTCAGCTTTCTGGCGATGCCCGTGCAGCCAAGATCCATGATATCGAGAAGTACCTGATGGAAAACGCCTATGCCATTCCTCTGCTCTCGCCGGGCTGGGGCTGGCTGATGGCTTCGACATCGAAGGTCGATGGCTTCAAGATGGGTTTCATGGTGTCGCTTCTCTTCAATGACGTAACCGTCAAGTAA
- a CDS encoding ABC transporter ATP-binding protein has product MTKPFLSVRDLRVTFPTAAGSFAAVDTIGFEVARGEILALVGESGSGKSMTSLSIMRLLPEAATMTGSIEIDGQDIARLKRHEIEDVRGAKIGMIFQEPMTSLNPVLTIGRQMSEGLMRHCNTPRRQAIEEAVAALEDVRIPDARKMLGQYPHQLSGGMRQRVMIAAALTLKPGVLIADEPTTALDVTVQAQVLDLLVDLKLRHGSGILLITHDIGVVAETADRVAVMRGGRILESGPVEQILSSPTHEYTKSMLASHLTVERAMRQRREKTRVVTP; this is encoded by the coding sequence ATGACGAAACCTTTCCTAAGCGTCCGCGACCTCAGGGTCACCTTTCCCACCGCCGCGGGCTCGTTTGCGGCCGTGGACACTATTGGTTTCGAGGTTGCCAGGGGTGAAATCCTGGCACTTGTCGGCGAGTCCGGCAGCGGCAAGAGCATGACGTCACTTTCCATCATGCGCCTTCTACCCGAAGCAGCAACGATGACGGGGTCGATCGAAATCGACGGCCAGGATATCGCCCGCTTGAAACGCCACGAAATCGAGGATGTGCGTGGTGCAAAGATCGGAATGATCTTCCAGGAACCGATGACGTCGCTCAATCCGGTCTTGACGATTGGCCGGCAGATGTCGGAGGGGCTCATGCGCCACTGCAATACGCCGCGCCGCCAGGCGATCGAAGAGGCCGTCGCCGCCCTTGAGGATGTCCGCATTCCAGATGCCCGCAAAATGCTTGGCCAATATCCCCACCAGCTCTCCGGGGGCATGCGCCAGCGCGTTATGATCGCCGCCGCGCTGACCCTCAAGCCAGGCGTGCTGATCGCCGACGAGCCGACAACGGCGCTCGACGTGACCGTGCAGGCGCAGGTGCTCGATCTTCTCGTCGATCTCAAGCTGCGCCACGGTTCCGGCATTCTGCTCATCACCCACGATATAGGCGTCGTCGCCGAAACTGCCGATCGCGTCGCGGTCATGCGAGGTGGCCGCATCCTCGAAAGCGGGCCCGTGGAACAGATACTGTCGTCGCCGACGCACGAATATACGAAGTCGATGCTCGCTTCGCACCTGACCGTCGAAAGGGCGATGCGCCAGCGCCGGGAAAAGACGAGGGTGGTAACCCCATGA
- a CDS encoding amidase, translating into MQLSEYRTYDATGLAELVAKGDVLPTELLETALKGTAATNDALNAVVATFEDEARRFIKEELGEGPFKGVPFVLKDLTAHYAGQPTGAGWPPRKDVKPKKDSELVSRYKKAGLVTFAKTAVPELAMDWTTRSRAHGVTNNPWNTGRTAGTSSGGTAAAVAAGIVPMGHGNDGGGSIRVPSSVCGCFGMKPSRGRNPVAPSGSTWQGMLVEHALTRSVRDSAALLDATAGPYQGQFFNSPAGCNFAAEVGRDPGKLKIGVSTRAPYGAATHADCKAAVAETVKLLESLGHECEPFDINLPQDGWSAFETFILAEYATDMRLEESFIGRKLAQDDFPQMLWDMIDAGNRISAVDVNVATTRLHEVASAVSSTFQTYDVFLSPTLAQPPLPHAAFPASTSMRGHYEFYLSWMPYTHIFNVNGSPAMSVPLVWNAEGLPIGVQFAAAPAAEGLLFRLASQLEVARPWKNRRPQISVA; encoded by the coding sequence TTGCAGCTCAGTGAATATAGAACTTACGATGCGACGGGACTGGCAGAACTTGTGGCGAAAGGCGATGTCCTGCCGACCGAACTGCTTGAAACCGCGCTCAAAGGAACGGCGGCGACCAATGATGCGTTGAATGCGGTGGTCGCAACCTTTGAAGACGAAGCACGCCGCTTCATCAAGGAAGAATTGGGCGAGGGGCCATTCAAGGGCGTGCCTTTTGTCCTTAAGGATCTTACGGCGCATTATGCAGGCCAGCCGACGGGTGCCGGATGGCCACCGCGCAAGGATGTCAAGCCGAAAAAAGATAGTGAACTGGTCAGCCGTTACAAGAAAGCCGGTCTCGTGACCTTTGCCAAGACGGCCGTACCGGAACTGGCAATGGATTGGACGACGCGCTCGCGAGCCCATGGCGTCACCAACAATCCTTGGAATACTGGCAGAACGGCCGGCACGTCCAGCGGCGGGACAGCTGCAGCCGTTGCCGCAGGCATCGTGCCGATGGGCCACGGCAATGACGGCGGCGGTTCGATCCGCGTGCCCTCTTCGGTTTGCGGATGTTTTGGCATGAAGCCCAGCAGGGGCCGCAATCCCGTTGCGCCCTCGGGCAGCACATGGCAGGGCATGCTTGTGGAGCACGCGCTCACCCGCTCCGTCCGGGACAGTGCTGCACTGTTGGATGCGACGGCAGGACCCTATCAGGGCCAGTTCTTCAACAGCCCCGCCGGCTGCAATTTTGCCGCCGAGGTGGGCCGAGATCCCGGCAAGCTGAAAATTGGTGTCTCGACCCGAGCACCTTACGGCGCGGCTACCCATGCCGACTGCAAGGCTGCAGTCGCGGAAACCGTCAAGTTGCTCGAAAGCCTCGGCCACGAATGCGAGCCTTTCGATATCAATCTGCCGCAGGACGGGTGGAGCGCGTTCGAGACTTTCATTCTTGCGGAGTATGCGACAGACATGCGCCTGGAGGAAAGCTTCATCGGCCGAAAGCTGGCGCAGGATGATTTCCCACAGATGCTCTGGGACATGATCGATGCCGGAAACCGCATCAGCGCCGTCGATGTCAACGTGGCCACGACGCGCCTGCACGAGGTGGCGTCCGCCGTTTCCTCGACATTCCAGACATACGACGTTTTCCTGTCGCCGACGCTTGCCCAGCCGCCCCTACCACATGCGGCATTTCCCGCATCGACATCAATGCGCGGCCACTACGAATTCTACCTTTCGTGGATGCCCTACACGCATATCTTCAACGTCAACGGTTCGCCAGCAATGTCGGTGCCGTTGGTATGGAATGCGGAGGGCCTGCCGATCGGCGTGCAATTCGCAGCGGCGCCGGCGGCCGAAGGTCTGCTGTTCAGGCTGGCTTCTCAGTTGGAGGTTGCCCGCCCCTGGAAGAACAGGCGACCGCAGATTTCAGTCGCGTGA
- a CDS encoding ABC transporter permease: MLALILKRLLIALATVVVVIVLSGILIHIVPGDPVTAMMAQSVTATPEAMAEMRSRLGLDLPVWQQVALYTLHVFQGDLGTTIRGNEPVARLLLQRLPNTFSLAVSGLLVALAIGIPLGFLAAINRGKLTDTAVMVVAVLGVSIPGFWLGLIMMQVFSLKLGWLPVAGSGFRNIILPALTLGLTYCALVARMTRSALVEVLAEDYIRTARARGLRERQVLLVHALKPALISIVTVVGLVFAYLLGGQVIIENVFSWNGIGRLAVQAMLERDYPMIQGFIVVFASSVVIVSMLIDILYGFLDPRMRQR; the protein is encoded by the coding sequence ATGCTCGCTCTCATTTTAAAAAGGCTTCTGATAGCGCTGGCGACGGTCGTTGTGGTGATTGTCCTTTCCGGAATTCTCATCCACATCGTTCCGGGCGATCCTGTGACGGCGATGATGGCGCAATCCGTGACCGCGACACCGGAGGCCATGGCTGAAATGCGCTCGCGGCTCGGGCTCGATCTGCCGGTCTGGCAGCAGGTGGCGCTCTATACCTTGCACGTCTTCCAGGGCGATCTCGGAACCACGATCCGCGGCAACGAACCAGTGGCCCGACTTTTGCTGCAGCGGTTGCCGAACACTTTCTCGCTTGCCGTTTCGGGTCTTCTGGTGGCGCTTGCGATCGGCATACCGCTCGGATTTCTTGCTGCAATCAATCGCGGAAAGCTGACAGATACGGCTGTCATGGTTGTCGCCGTTCTCGGCGTCTCGATCCCCGGCTTCTGGCTCGGGCTTATCATGATGCAGGTGTTCTCACTCAAGCTGGGCTGGTTACCGGTTGCCGGCTCGGGCTTTCGCAACATCATTCTGCCGGCATTGACGCTTGGTCTCACCTACTGCGCGCTGGTTGCGCGCATGACACGCTCCGCTCTCGTCGAGGTCCTGGCTGAAGACTATATCCGCACCGCCCGCGCACGTGGGCTGCGCGAGCGCCAGGTGCTTCTCGTTCACGCCTTGAAGCCGGCGCTGATCAGCATCGTGACAGTTGTCGGGCTGGTCTTTGCCTATCTTCTCGGGGGGCAGGTGATCATTGAGAATGTATTCTCGTGGAACGGTATCGGCAGGCTCGCTGTGCAGGCAATGCTCGAGCGTGACTATCCGATGATCCAGGGGTTCATCGTCGTCTTCGCCAGCTCGGTCGTCATTGTTTCGATGCTGATCGACATTCTGTACGGCTTTCTCGATCCACGCATGAGGCAAAGATGA
- a CDS encoding LuxR C-terminal-related transcriptional regulator, with the protein MIDRPRLTHLAQLLVTHRLAVVHAPAGSGKTTLLAQWHQSLTESGFSTVWYSAGEDDRDPLSFAEGLFQSVEQASGGTAEHKPSTDRADVLRRLTAVVAERTAEQPLALFIDDYHLAEGGDGGEAINTLLAARLPNLTVVLASRNRPSIPVGRYRANGEMIDIPVEDLQFSEGETESFFRMASKVALTADESRQMHAHTEGWAVGLRLAALVIGRAAGNFVASAPSGSHRAFADYFLEEVIAGLPSEVCEFLARTSLLDTLNAELCNAVTGRDDGDQMLSFLEQGQLFVVALPGTLRWYKYHHLFQEFLQTRLYAEDRPAVEGIHARAAQWFIDNGSPVDAVRHAFLARRSNWAAELIEAYCLYDYLSHGRFDTYSRWMQQLPRDAREERPLLLFLQVWRSINMCRFLQAEQTLQTIEVAAADPDSPVSVIAARTGLDIGGRLHLMRALVGAYGGDLAAADFHVSQLVGRELDRLAFGQVDLDSIHSYIAFNLGNLELAERLTWRANGVYDDMACHWGGIHSRCIAAMSYIARGLFQEARHVVTEALAIAEQNFGERSYMVALPSALLGLIVYNDNDLEEAERLWRRAIPSEKATDVSGLSERILIATTGLARLLDVTGRAEEGTALLVRSSRKAYEAEDFRLEFQLCVERADRAFRLSSPAEGRREWERLSLQLPEARNRFPSSAWQIWDPFRILEARILREAGQTDAATEKLLALAERARAEGRLLTALQAEALAQQMAPRGTATIAKQNVATGNVTGAWRVLCDFVAPDAATSGFAAKRKTPPSSRSRDTVIDLTQREMEVLKLMRWGHSNSEIAIKLDINLNTVKSHAKSIFAKLGVKNRMQAVLTILD; encoded by the coding sequence ATGATTGACCGCCCTCGCCTGACACACTTGGCCCAGCTCCTCGTCACGCACCGATTGGCCGTGGTGCACGCGCCGGCGGGCTCAGGCAAGACGACGCTTCTTGCACAGTGGCACCAAAGCCTGACTGAATCGGGGTTTTCAACAGTCTGGTATTCGGCGGGCGAGGATGACAGGGATCCGCTGAGTTTTGCGGAAGGGCTTTTCCAGTCTGTCGAACAGGCATCAGGCGGCACTGCCGAGCATAAACCCTCCACCGATCGCGCCGATGTGCTCCGTCGCCTGACCGCTGTTGTCGCCGAGCGCACGGCGGAGCAGCCCTTGGCCCTGTTCATAGACGATTACCACCTGGCCGAGGGCGGGGACGGCGGCGAGGCTATCAATACCCTGCTCGCCGCTCGCCTGCCAAATCTGACAGTTGTCCTTGCCAGCCGAAACCGGCCATCCATACCTGTCGGCCGGTACCGCGCGAACGGCGAAATGATCGACATTCCCGTTGAGGACCTGCAGTTCAGCGAAGGGGAGACCGAGAGTTTTTTTCGCATGGCGTCGAAGGTCGCCCTGACGGCCGATGAAAGCCGCCAGATGCATGCGCACACCGAAGGCTGGGCGGTGGGCCTGCGGCTCGCTGCCCTGGTCATAGGACGCGCCGCCGGCAATTTCGTTGCCTCCGCGCCGTCGGGAAGCCACCGTGCATTCGCAGACTATTTCCTCGAGGAGGTGATTGCTGGACTGCCCTCCGAAGTCTGCGAATTTCTTGCGCGGACGTCCCTGCTCGACACCTTGAACGCCGAACTGTGCAACGCCGTCACGGGACGAGACGATGGCGATCAGATGCTATCGTTCCTGGAGCAGGGGCAGTTGTTCGTCGTCGCGTTACCGGGAACCCTGAGATGGTACAAATATCACCATCTCTTCCAGGAGTTTCTGCAGACCCGCCTCTATGCGGAGGATCGCCCGGCCGTTGAAGGCATCCATGCACGTGCGGCGCAATGGTTCATCGACAACGGTTCGCCTGTTGACGCCGTTCGCCATGCCTTTCTGGCGCGGCGATCGAACTGGGCGGCAGAACTCATCGAAGCCTACTGCCTCTACGACTATCTTAGCCATGGTCGTTTCGACACCTATTCGCGCTGGATGCAACAACTGCCCCGAGACGCGCGCGAGGAACGGCCGCTGCTTCTTTTCCTGCAGGTCTGGCGGTCCATCAACATGTGCCGCTTCCTGCAGGCCGAGCAGACCCTGCAGACGATCGAGGTCGCGGCGGCCGACCCGGACAGTCCGGTCTCGGTTATCGCCGCCCGCACGGGCCTCGACATCGGTGGCCGCCTCCACCTGATGCGTGCACTCGTCGGCGCCTATGGAGGCGATCTGGCAGCCGCTGATTTCCATGTTTCCCAGCTGGTGGGACGGGAGCTCGATCGCCTGGCATTCGGACAGGTCGACCTGGATTCGATCCACAGTTACATCGCCTTCAATCTCGGAAACCTCGAACTGGCCGAACGCCTGACCTGGCGCGCAAACGGGGTGTATGACGACATGGCATGCCACTGGGGTGGCATTCATTCCCGCTGCATCGCCGCGATGTCATACATCGCGCGCGGGCTTTTTCAGGAGGCGAGGCATGTCGTCACCGAAGCGTTGGCCATTGCCGAGCAGAATTTTGGGGAGCGGTCCTACATGGTCGCGCTGCCCTCGGCGCTTCTGGGGCTGATCGTCTATAACGACAATGATCTTGAAGAGGCAGAACGCCTCTGGAGACGCGCCATTCCCTCGGAAAAGGCGACCGATGTATCCGGCCTCAGCGAACGCATTTTGATCGCAACCACAGGTCTCGCTCGGCTTTTGGACGTCACCGGCCGTGCAGAGGAAGGGACAGCACTTCTCGTACGCTCCAGCAGGAAGGCTTACGAAGCAGAAGATTTCCGCCTGGAGTTTCAGCTGTGCGTAGAGCGCGCCGACCGGGCATTTCGCCTCAGCAGCCCCGCCGAGGGCCGGCGGGAGTGGGAACGGCTGTCCCTCCAGTTACCCGAGGCACGAAACAGGTTTCCGTCTTCCGCCTGGCAGATCTGGGATCCTTTCCGAATTCTCGAGGCACGAATTCTAAGGGAAGCCGGGCAAACTGATGCTGCAACTGAAAAGCTGCTGGCACTTGCCGAGCGCGCCCGGGCCGAGGGTCGCCTGCTCACCGCATTGCAGGCCGAGGCGTTAGCCCAGCAAATGGCGCCGCGCGGAACGGCGACGATAGCAAAGCAAAACGTGGCGACCGGAAATGTGACAGGTGCTTGGCGGGTTCTCTGCGACTTTGTAGCTCCCGATGCCGCGACTTCGGGTTTCGCCGCGAAGCGAAAGACCCCGCCCAGTTCGCGTTCGCGAGACACCGTCATAGATCTTACTCAGCGCGAAATGGAAGTTCTGAAACTGATGCGTTGGGGCCATTCGAACAGCGAGATCGCAATTAAACTCGACATCAATCTGAACACCGTGAAATCGCACGCGAAGAGCATTTTTGCAAAACTCGGTGTCAAGAACCGCATGCAAGCGGTCCTGACGATACTCGATTGA
- a CDS encoding methyl-accepting chemotaxis protein has protein sequence MSFLQNAKIRTKILSVLITICVIAAGGVLTMSRNFQKADDNYSDLISQDEVATVAMARASQRVAAISYNAYQILAYSSKDPEMQGLNDDYVKNRTTLFELFDVAKEHAQDDAPSVIPLMDAAKEIVSITDEAVKAGLADDNDRAKSLLKQADVKVKEEILNVRGWIEHKSKSVEEQSDALTAVTEGTIFYTLVTLGLVFAAALAAGLVVSSRGITTPIVKLKSRMEALARGETEEPISGLERGDEVGQMAAAVAVFRDNAIERIRLEREAQSNRTLSEQERAEREAQKAHDAEATRLAVDSLGTGLGELSSGNMSYRIETAFVSHLDGLRENFNGSMDKLQHTLRAVAENAQAIDSGANEIRAAADDLSKRTEQQAASVEQTAAALEEITTTVKDSTKRAEDAGQLVGRAKLGALKSGEVMRDAVAAMQGIEKSSSEISNIIGVIDEIAFQTNLLALNAGVEAARAGEAGKGFAVVAQEVRELAQRSAQAAKEIKALISTSGSQVKNGVELVGRTGQSLEQIVKEVEEIDQNVRAIVEAAREQSTGLAEINTAVNTIDQGTQQNAAMVEQSTAASYSLTKEVAALNDLLGQFNLRTSSGGFAANSSPTARGTSRSAPHLASAHSPVRATQVRPAPTGVSPVASPARSLRSKLAGAFNGGAQAAATANESWEEF, from the coding sequence ATGTCCTTCCTTCAAAATGCGAAGATCCGAACCAAGATATTGTCAGTGCTGATTACAATATGCGTAATCGCCGCCGGCGGCGTGTTGACGATGTCACGCAATTTCCAAAAGGCCGATGACAACTACTCAGACCTAATTTCGCAAGATGAAGTAGCAACGGTCGCGATGGCTCGAGCGAGCCAAAGAGTCGCAGCCATTAGCTACAATGCTTATCAGATCCTCGCATACAGCTCGAAGGATCCTGAGATGCAAGGATTAAATGACGACTACGTAAAGAATAGAACGACGCTTTTCGAATTATTCGACGTAGCAAAGGAGCACGCACAGGACGACGCCCCGAGCGTAATTCCTCTCATGGATGCCGCCAAAGAAATTGTTTCCATTACGGACGAAGCCGTAAAGGCAGGTCTGGCTGACGACAATGATAGGGCGAAGTCGCTGCTGAAGCAGGCAGACGTGAAGGTCAAAGAGGAGATCCTAAACGTTCGTGGCTGGATTGAGCACAAAAGTAAGAGTGTTGAAGAGCAAAGCGATGCTCTAACTGCCGTCACAGAAGGCACAATCTTCTACACTTTGGTGACACTCGGCCTCGTTTTTGCAGCCGCGCTTGCCGCAGGGCTTGTGGTTTCATCGCGCGGCATCACTACGCCTATTGTCAAACTGAAGAGCCGCATGGAAGCTCTGGCGCGTGGCGAAACTGAAGAGCCTATTTCTGGGCTGGAACGAGGTGATGAAGTCGGCCAGATGGCTGCAGCCGTCGCCGTGTTTCGCGACAACGCTATTGAGCGCATACGCCTTGAACGGGAGGCGCAATCCAACCGCACCCTGTCAGAGCAGGAGCGAGCAGAGCGAGAAGCGCAGAAAGCGCACGACGCCGAAGCCACTCGCCTGGCCGTCGACAGCCTGGGAACGGGATTGGGCGAGCTTTCCAGCGGCAACATGTCTTACCGCATTGAGACCGCGTTCGTTTCCCATCTCGACGGGTTGCGGGAGAACTTCAACGGCTCGATGGACAAGCTTCAGCACACTCTCAGAGCCGTCGCCGAAAATGCTCAGGCGATCGATTCCGGCGCCAACGAGATCCGTGCGGCGGCTGATGATCTGTCTAAGCGCACGGAGCAGCAGGCGGCCTCGGTGGAGCAGACCGCCGCGGCCTTGGAAGAGATCACCACGACGGTGAAAGATTCTACCAAACGCGCTGAAGATGCGGGGCAGCTTGTCGGGCGCGCGAAATTGGGTGCGTTGAAGTCGGGCGAAGTCATGCGCGACGCAGTTGCCGCCATGCAGGGCATCGAAAAATCCTCAAGCGAGATATCCAACATCATCGGCGTAATCGACGAGATCGCCTTCCAAACAAATCTACTGGCGCTCAATGCCGGTGTGGAAGCCGCACGAGCAGGTGAGGCCGGTAAGGGCTTTGCAGTTGTTGCGCAAGAGGTGCGCGAGTTGGCCCAGCGTTCCGCCCAAGCCGCCAAAGAAATTAAGGCGCTGATCTCGACATCTGGATCTCAGGTTAAAAATGGTGTCGAGCTTGTAGGACGAACTGGACAGTCGCTTGAACAGATCGTCAAAGAGGTCGAGGAGATCGACCAAAACGTCCGTGCTATCGTGGAGGCGGCACGCGAACAGTCGACCGGGCTGGCGGAGATCAACACGGCAGTCAACACGATCGACCAAGGCACCCAGCAGAATGCGGCAATGGTTGAGCAGTCGACGGCCGCCAGCTACAGCCTCACCAAGGAGGTGGCCGCGCTGAACGACCTGCTGGGCCAGTTCAACCTGAGAACCAGCTCAGGAGGCTTCGCTGCGAATTCATCCCCGACCGCGAGGGGCACGAGCCGGTCAGCTCCCCACCTGGCATCAGCTCACTCCCCTGTTCGCGCCACTCAGGTCAGGCCCGCTCCGACCGGAGTGTCGCCCGTTGCGTCCCCGGCGCGATCCCTGCGCTCGAAACTCGCCGGTGCCTTTAACGGCGGCGCTCAGGCAGCAGCCACGGCTAACGAGAGCTGGGAGGAGTTCTAG
- a CDS encoding ATP-binding cassette domain-containing protein, with protein sequence MRALSGVSLSLQHGETLGVIGESGSGKSTLGRIAVGLETAGEGRLRIEGTDVAGLSVPQRRDAMRHCQMIFQDPYSSLNPKLKIGRQIGEGIYATGISTWKEIDGRVADLLEKVGLKREHADRYPHEFSGGQRQRIAIARALAPGPRVVVADEPVSALDVSVQAQILDLLAELQSDSQLSYLFISHDMAVVAHLCDRIAVMHRGRIVEHGSTEAIVENAQHPYTKSLLEAVPRLGRRRSGERRMIPTLPEHGDEDKFEPVSAGHWVARPISGSAEATKG encoded by the coding sequence GTGAGAGCGCTCAGCGGCGTTTCCCTCAGTCTGCAGCACGGCGAGACGCTAGGCGTCATTGGTGAAAGTGGTTCGGGGAAATCCACACTCGGCCGTATTGCTGTCGGGCTTGAAACAGCCGGTGAAGGTCGCCTACGCATCGAGGGGACGGATGTTGCTGGACTTTCGGTGCCGCAGCGCCGGGACGCTATGCGGCACTGCCAGATGATTTTTCAGGACCCCTATTCCTCTCTTAATCCGAAGCTCAAAATTGGCCGTCAGATCGGTGAGGGAATCTATGCCACCGGCATATCCACCTGGAAGGAGATTGACGGCCGCGTTGCAGACCTCCTGGAAAAGGTGGGTCTCAAACGGGAGCACGCGGATCGCTATCCCCACGAGTTTTCAGGAGGGCAGCGCCAGCGTATAGCGATTGCACGCGCTCTTGCGCCCGGGCCGCGCGTGGTCGTCGCCGACGAGCCGGTCTCGGCCCTTGATGTCAGCGTCCAAGCACAAATACTGGATCTTCTTGCGGAACTGCAAAGCGACAGCCAGCTTTCGTACCTTTTCATATCGCATGACATGGCCGTCGTCGCTCATCTCTGCGACAGGATAGCCGTCATGCATCGCGGCCGAATCGTGGAGCACGGGTCGACCGAAGCGATCGTCGAAAACGCGCAGCACCCTTATACGAAGAGCCTTCTCGAAGCCGTTCCCCGCCTTGGGCGCCGGCGCAGTGGCGAGCGACGAATGATTCCTACACTTCCGGAACACGGCGACGAGGATAAGTTCGAGCCTGTGTCGGCCGGCCATTGGGTTGCGAGACCCATCAGCGGCAGCGCCGAAGCCACGAAAGGCTAG